The proteins below come from a single Desulfobacterales bacterium genomic window:
- the ccoS gene encoding cbb3-type cytochrome oxidase assembly protein CcoS: MAAGFVISLVVFFWALNSGQFNDQQRARFLPLQNEMQTQPAKIPRFARIQTAALFSLVCLCLASAVAVVVFSLIKGMQ, translated from the coding sequence ATGGCTGCCGGATTTGTTATCAGCCTGGTGGTGTTTTTCTGGGCGCTGAACAGCGGGCAGTTTAATGACCAGCAAAGGGCGCGCTTTTTGCCGCTGCAAAATGAAATGCAAACCCAACCGGCAAAAATACCCAGATTTGCGCGCATTCAAACCGCTGCTCTTTTTTCACTGGTTTGCCTATGCCTTGCAAGCGCTGTGGCGGTAGTGGTCTTTTCCTTGATAAAAGGGATGCAATAA
- a CDS encoding cbb3-type cytochrome c oxidase subunit II, translating to MRMTPTVIITGILALLAAITLIVVYWPYATQDKTPSEIFRTRTAIENEGRKIYLENGCVYCHSQSIRAIDWIHGAHRIAQTGDYVADEPVALGSQRTGVDLSQEGGEHPDDWHIAHFINPRYTRPSSIMPPFEWLGMERIHQLTQYIQSLGFKNADRRMERQRYWKAESIKAYEAGPDVNARWLAEIVPEGWRNIPNPYPTTKASLQRGHKIYQNNCIGCHGPIGDGMGPAQPWIYPPPLNFTILKGREISGGIIYYQLMNGITGTAMPYFKKELESQKLWEVGDYIAVYFINQSDANAEPRGIDAAWEP from the coding sequence ATGAGAATGACCCCGACTGTCATTATCACGGGTATTCTGGCCCTGTTGGCGGCTATTACATTGATCGTCGTCTACTGGCCCTATGCCACCCAGGATAAGACACCTTCTGAAATTTTTCGCACTCGCACGGCAATTGAAAATGAAGGCCGTAAAATTTACCTGGAGAACGGGTGCGTTTACTGTCACAGTCAGTCCATCCGGGCCATCGATTGGATCCACGGCGCACATCGCATTGCCCAAACCGGCGATTATGTGGCCGACGAACCCGTGGCGCTGGGATCCCAGCGCACCGGTGTGGACCTGTCACAGGAAGGCGGCGAGCACCCAGATGACTGGCATATCGCTCATTTTATCAATCCGCGTTACACGCGGCCGAGCTCGATTATGCCGCCCTTTGAGTGGCTGGGTATGGAACGCATTCATCAACTGACTCAATATATTCAAAGCCTGGGATTTAAAAATGCCGACCGGCGCATGGAGCGCCAGCGTTACTGGAAAGCCGAATCTATCAAGGCCTATGAGGCCGGACCTGATGTAAACGCCCGCTGGCTGGCAGAAATTGTGCCGGAAGGGTGGCGCAACATCCCGAATCCGTACCCGACCACCAAGGCCAGCTTGCAGCGGGGACATAAAATTTATCAGAATAATTGTATCGGCTGCCACGGCCCCATCGGAGACGGCATGGGCCCGGCCCAGCCCTGGATATATCCGCCGCCGTTAAATTTCACGATTTTGAAGGGCCGCGAGATATCCGGCGGGATTATCTACTATCAGCTGATGAACGGCATAACCGGAACGGCCATGCCGTATTTTAAAAAAGAGCTGGAATCCCAGAAGCTCTGGGAGGTCGGTGATTACATTGCAGTTTACTTTATTAACCAGAGCGATGCCAATGCCGAACCGCGCGGTATAGATGCGGCCTGGGAACCATAA
- a CDS encoding cytochrome c3 family protein: protein MSKNAIIILTTLITGLAIAVFIFLFYKVPYGDVGPEQPIPFSHNVHSGVKQIQCQYCHPYVAYSNHPGIPAVEKCLHCHNYIIANHPWIKKEHEYFNTNTPTPWVKVNYVAEHVLFNHQRHINSKIACTECHGQVQNLQRLPHKTWYMNECITCHFKKGANVDCWLACHS, encoded by the coding sequence TTGAGCAAAAATGCCATTATCATTTTGACCACGTTGATCACCGGGTTGGCCATCGCGGTGTTTATTTTCCTGTTCTACAAGGTGCCTTACGGCGATGTCGGGCCGGAGCAGCCGATTCCCTTCAGCCACAATGTTCACAGCGGGGTCAAGCAAATCCAGTGTCAATACTGCCACCCCTATGTGGCTTATTCCAATCATCCAGGGATCCCGGCGGTGGAAAAATGCCTGCACTGCCATAACTATATTATTGCCAACCACCCCTGGATAAAAAAGGAACACGAATATTTTAACACCAACACGCCAACGCCCTGGGTCAAAGTCAATTATGTGGCCGAACACGTACTGTTTAATCACCAGCGCCATATTAACAGTAAAATCGCCTGCACCGAATGCCATGGACAGGTGCAGAACCTACAGCGTCTGCCGCATAAAACCTGGTATATGAATGAGTGCATTACATGCCATTTTAAAAAGGGCGCCAATGTGGACTGCTGGCTGGCGTGCCATAGCTAG
- a CDS encoding c-type cytochrome, which translates to MKKVIGFLIGVVIVVLVAYNALVYYDNNFRYGRMRETPAVRPYEEPLLIKEAGIVPVNGGEAIFRVSAGTDIPSPFDLNQPAAIDRGKAVYLVYCAQCHGHKYDGNGSVGQSFAPLPTDLRSAKVQNSPAGVLFKNVSYGIPDGRQPPLHATITVDDRWRVVAFVKSLGTRE; encoded by the coding sequence ATGAAAAAGGTAATTGGCTTTTTGATTGGTGTCGTCATTGTAGTTCTGGTTGCCTACAATGCGCTCGTCTATTATGATAATAACTTCCGCTATGGCCGGATGCGGGAAACACCTGCCGTGCGGCCTTACGAAGAGCCGCTGCTGATCAAGGAGGCTGGCATAGTCCCGGTAAACGGTGGCGAAGCCATTTTCCGGGTATCGGCCGGAACCGACATACCATCTCCCTTCGATTTGAACCAGCCGGCTGCGATCGATCGCGGTAAAGCCGTATACCTGGTCTATTGCGCTCAGTGCCACGGTCATAAATACGACGGCAACGGCAGCGTCGGTCAGAGCTTTGCGCCTTTGCCGACCGATCTGCGCAGCGCCAAAGTCCAAAACAGCCCGGCCGGTGTACTTTTTAAAAATGTCAGCTATGGCATCCCCGATGGCCGGCAGCCCCCATTGCACGCGACCATCACCGTCGATGATCGCTGGCGAGTCGTTGCTTTTGTCAAATCCCTTGGCACGCGAGAATAA
- a CDS encoding DUF3341 domain-containing protein, protein MQGKKYIMGLFKTEDQVISTLAALKESAYQFIRVHSPIPSHKIMDALNLKKSKVGWFTLTGGILGLISGFALAVYCSIEWNLIVSGKPIISLIPFFIVGFEFTILFAVFGNVIGLLTQARLPSAKHMENYDPRCSGEHFGVLAACETTQQDDLKDFFKQNGGEVRVFD, encoded by the coding sequence ATGCAGGGTAAAAAATACATTATGGGGCTGTTTAAAACTGAAGACCAGGTGATATCCACACTGGCTGCTCTCAAAGAATCGGCATACCAGTTTATACGTGTACATAGTCCGATTCCAAGCCACAAGATTATGGATGCCCTTAACCTGAAAAAAAGCAAGGTGGGCTGGTTTACCTTAACCGGCGGCATCCTGGGTCTCATCAGTGGTTTTGCCCTGGCCGTCTATTGTTCAATCGAGTGGAATTTGATTGTCAGCGGCAAACCCATCATATCGTTGATTCCGTTTTTTATAGTGGGCTTTGAATTTACGATCCTGTTTGCGGTTTTCGGCAATGTCATCGGCCTGCTTACTCAGGCGCGCTTGCCCAGCGCTAAGCACATGGAAAATTACGACCCGCGCTGCTCGGGCGAGCATTTTGGTGTGCTGGCAGCGTGCGAAACCACACAGCAGGATGATTTAAAAGATTTTTTTAAGCAAAACGGAGGGGAAGTAAGGGTATTTGATTAA
- the nrfD gene encoding polysulfide reductase NrfD, producing MPELTYASIDQTVLNTLTPPKRYYWAIVAVLFLGVLVGAACWIYQIVVGIGAGGQNNPVAWGTYLINFVFWVGIAHSGTLISAILHLFRAGWRNPIARAAETMTVFAVCIAGLFPFIHLGRVWQVMYMIPYPNQRLLWPNFLSPLMFDVIAISTYLTVSSLFWYTGLLPDLAAIRDRSEGIRKKIFTFLSMGWTGAHEQWRHYTRGYLFFAALATPLVISVHSVVSWDFALGIVPGWHTTIFAPYFVAGAIHSGLAMVLTLMIPLRKLFSYQKIITKEVLENVAKTIVFTGLIVGFAYATEFFIAWYSHNAVEIEQFRWRATGEFRWGFYFMVVCNTLIPLLFLFKKVRTTIASLFIISLIVNFGMWWERFVIIIGGVARGFSPHAWGLYTPSMIEYGIMLGSFCLFFFLFMLFAKHLPSVSMTEMKETLDHGGSHAG from the coding sequence ATGCCGGAACTAACATACGCGAGTATCGATCAAACCGTATTAAACACATTGACGCCGCCTAAAAGGTACTACTGGGCGATTGTCGCGGTTCTATTTTTAGGTGTGCTGGTGGGCGCTGCCTGCTGGATTTATCAGATCGTTGTCGGCATCGGAGCCGGGGGGCAAAACAATCCGGTGGCCTGGGGCACCTATTTGATCAACTTCGTCTTCTGGGTGGGAATTGCGCATTCCGGAACGCTGATTTCTGCCATCCTGCACTTGTTCCGGGCCGGCTGGCGCAACCCCATTGCCCGGGCAGCCGAGACCATGACCGTTTTTGCCGTCTGCATTGCCGGGCTTTTTCCGTTTATCCATCTGGGTCGTGTCTGGCAGGTCATGTACATGATCCCTTATCCCAACCAGCGGCTGCTGTGGCCCAATTTTTTATCCCCCTTAATGTTTGATGTCATTGCCATCAGCACCTATCTGACAGTCAGCTCCCTTTTCTGGTATACGGGTTTATTGCCGGATTTAGCAGCCATCCGTGACCGGTCCGAAGGGATACGCAAGAAAATCTTTACATTCCTTTCCATGGGCTGGACCGGCGCACACGAGCAGTGGCGGCATTATACCCGTGGCTATTTGTTTTTTGCTGCTCTGGCGACACCGCTGGTGATATCGGTACACAGTGTTGTGTCCTGGGATTTTGCCCTGGGGATTGTGCCCGGCTGGCATACCACTATTTTTGCGCCTTATTTTGTGGCCGGCGCCATCCATTCCGGATTGGCCATGGTGCTAACCCTGATGATTCCCTTACGCAAACTATTTAGCTACCAGAAAATCATCACCAAAGAGGTGCTGGAAAATGTGGCCAAGACCATTGTTTTTACCGGCCTGATTGTCGGTTTCGCGTATGCCACCGAATTTTTTATCGCCTGGTACAGCCACAATGCGGTCGAAATCGAGCAATTCCGCTGGCGGGCAACCGGTGAATTTCGCTGGGGCTTTTACTTCATGGTCGTGTGCAACACACTCATACCCCTGCTGTTTTTGTTCAAAAAGGTCCGCACAACAATTGCTTCTTTATTTATCATATCGCTGATCGTTAACTTCGGCATGTGGTGGGAACGCTTTGTGATCATCATCGGCGGCGTGGCCCGCGGCTTTTCGCCCCATGCCTGGGGATTGTACACGCCCTCAATGATCGAATACGGCATCATGCTGGGCAGTTTCTGTCTGTTTTTCTTCCTGTTTATGTTGTTTGCCAAGCATCTGCCATCGGTCTCGATGACCGAAATGAAAGAAACACTCGACCATGGAGGCAGTCATGCAGGGTAA
- a CDS encoding cbb3-type cytochrome c oxidase subunit I, whose amino-acid sequence MGEPNLSTEVTEKVSSSNPTAKAFTLTSALWFAAATSFGMIAAGYLIAPDFLANVEYIHFGRVRPMHINAVLFGFVTPGLLAAAFYYFPRLLRTELFSHKLGIFSAIFWNITVAAGMIGISLGHTQGREYAELPWPVDIMVVISFSLVVFNILMTIRKRAEPILYVSIWYTTAAVLLTSITYCLGNVIWKPDTGALVGIPDAILLWFYGHNIFGLLLTPMGLAVAYYVLPIATRSPLWSHTLSLVGFWSLIIVYTHIGTHHLLQVPVPTWLKTISIVDSVAMVIPVMIVLINLWYTIKGKLGEIHADIGAKFVLTGTIFYFFVNIQGSMMALPHVQRITHFNNWVVGHAHIGVLGFAGVTALGGLYFILPKITGKPLYSKFLADVQYWLVLIGVTGFAVVLTVVGLIQGNAWYNGEALYRTLPMIQPYYILRASLGLFIMIGAYIGLYNVIRSLYFNRGVAT is encoded by the coding sequence ATGGGAGAACCAAATTTGTCGACTGAAGTCACTGAAAAGGTGTCATCGAGCAATCCGACCGCCAAGGCATTTACGCTGACATCCGCACTCTGGTTTGCCGCGGCAACCTCTTTTGGCATGATTGCCGCGGGCTATTTGATCGCGCCGGATTTTTTGGCGAATGTCGAATATATTCACTTTGGCCGGGTAAGGCCCATGCACATCAACGCTGTATTGTTCGGTTTTGTAACCCCGGGTTTACTGGCGGCAGCCTTTTATTATTTTCCCAGACTATTGCGGACCGAGCTGTTCAGCCATAAGCTCGGCATATTCAGCGCCATTTTCTGGAATATTACGGTTGCCGCCGGTATGATCGGTATCAGTCTTGGGCACACCCAGGGTCGCGAATACGCTGAATTGCCATGGCCAGTTGATATTATGGTGGTGATCAGTTTCTCCCTGGTCGTATTCAACATTTTAATGACCATCCGCAAGCGTGCAGAGCCCATTTTATATGTGTCCATCTGGTATACGACCGCCGCTGTCCTTTTGACATCCATCACTTATTGCCTTGGCAATGTCATTTGGAAACCCGATACCGGCGCCCTGGTGGGTATCCCGGATGCCATCCTTCTATGGTTTTACGGGCACAATATTTTCGGGCTCCTATTGACGCCCATGGGTCTGGCGGTGGCCTACTATGTGCTGCCGATTGCCACACGCAGCCCGCTGTGGAGCCACACGCTGTCACTGGTAGGGTTCTGGTCTTTGATCATCGTTTATACCCATATCGGCACCCATCACCTGCTGCAGGTGCCCGTGCCTACCTGGCTGAAAACCATCTCGATTGTTGACAGTGTCGCCATGGTAATTCCGGTTATGATCGTATTGATCAATTTATGGTACACCATCAAAGGCAAGCTGGGGGAGATTCATGCTGACATTGGCGCCAAATTCGTGTTGACCGGCACCATATTTTATTTCTTTGTCAATATCCAGGGCTCAATGATGGCCCTGCCGCATGTGCAGCGCATCACCCACTTCAACAACTGGGTGGTCGGCCATGCCCATATCGGTGTGCTCGGATTTGCCGGGGTAACAGCCCTTGGCGGGCTGTATTTCATTTTACCCAAAATTACGGGCAAACCCCTGTACAGTAAATTTCTGGCCGACGTTCAATATTGGCTGGTGCTGATCGGTGTCACGGGCTTTGCGGTGGTCCTGACGGTTGTTGGACTCATCCAGGGCAATGCCTGGTACAATGGTGAAGCCCTTTATCGCACCTTGCCCATGATTCAACCCTATTACATTTTAAGAGCCTCGCTGGGATTGTTTATTATGATTGGCGCATATATCGGATTATATAACGTCATTCGATCGCTATATTTTAATCGCGGAGTTGCAACATGA
- a CDS encoding 4Fe-4S dicluster domain-containing protein, whose protein sequence is MNRRTFLKIAGMGSISLAAGCSPPEKNLFSLVHAPDDMVTGRATWYASTCRECPAGCGIMAKNREGRVIKVEGNPLHPINKGKLCMRGQAALQAVYNPDRIKTPLLKDKDGWQPISFTKAQSMLKNKTRDAAQKGADRIRMLTEVVGNSQLALFSEALKQWNASNPLIYEPFAYESVKTANEMVFGRKELVSYKMQEADVLVSFGADFLETWLSPVEYTHKFKTMHALKRGQKVPFYHLSPVQTLTGANADYWVPCNPSSECIVALGLVRQALDIRKGKQLPWSFRKPLFEATAPYTQARVLEASGLSLEFYEKLIIELMGARKPLVLGTDTGAGDLMGLQTNVAVNLLNLLLDPDLTLLDFNNRHRVEIAAARSEVLQFFKSLKSDPVDVLILNNTNPVFSLPPQSGVKTALEQEDLFVISFSNFMDETAQMADLIFPTALPLETWDEYSGWQAINSTLQPTMGRLTQAPHIGDVILDTAFENQKPAENYKTYLFARLVSERKIEDEKGWVRLLQVGGAADSTATSQSAKLDPNPQKITALLSQTVDTSTSDLVFRAIPSIRFFDGRGANRPWLCEIGDPLTRVAWQSPVSMHPDTARSQNITQGDIIQIKSQWGNLEAAVYVNEFVRPGQVAMNIGQGHQAYGRYAQGKGVNPLAILPSEANTESGGPLFSTDQIKISSTGRKLDLAYMYGSRTQHERPFALTVGLTELNQGKIPKRTGLTMEDFPLTLPLPEGYDPKRDFYPPHDHEKYRWAMVVDLDRCIGCGACTAACYAENNIGIVGEERVLEGREMTWLSIERFQDPHQKSKVTFLPMLCMHCDNAPCESVCPVYAPHHSKEGLNNQIYNRCIGTRYCVQNCPYKVRRFNWFDWQWPDPMNVQLNPDVTVRSKGVMEKCSFCIQRIKVAHTNANNEKRLIRDGEVIPACVQTCPTDALVFGSLMDKQSRVRQLVDDPRAYQAMGYLNTKPAVIYLKKVLREA, encoded by the coding sequence ATGAATCGGCGAACCTTCCTCAAGATTGCGGGTATGGGCAGCATATCCTTGGCAGCCGGCTGCAGTCCCCCTGAAAAAAATCTGTTTTCTCTTGTTCATGCACCAGATGATATGGTGACCGGAAGAGCAACCTGGTACGCATCGACCTGCCGTGAGTGCCCGGCCGGCTGCGGTATTATGGCCAAAAACCGTGAAGGGCGCGTGATCAAGGTCGAAGGCAACCCCCTGCATCCGATTAACAAGGGCAAACTCTGTATGCGGGGCCAAGCGGCCTTACAGGCCGTGTACAATCCGGACCGCATCAAGACTCCATTGCTCAAAGACAAAGATGGGTGGCAGCCAATCTCGTTTACCAAGGCCCAGTCCATGCTGAAAAATAAAACCCGTGATGCCGCCCAGAAAGGCGCGGATCGCATTCGCATGCTGACCGAAGTGGTGGGCAACAGTCAGCTGGCCCTTTTTTCAGAGGCGCTCAAACAATGGAATGCGTCCAATCCGCTGATATATGAGCCTTTTGCCTATGAGTCTGTGAAAACAGCCAATGAAATGGTTTTCGGACGCAAAGAACTCGTTTCCTATAAAATGCAGGAAGCCGATGTGCTGGTTTCTTTTGGGGCTGATTTTCTGGAAACGTGGTTATCGCCGGTCGAATATACCCATAAATTTAAGACCATGCATGCCTTAAAAAGGGGTCAAAAAGTTCCATTTTACCATCTGAGCCCGGTTCAAACCCTCACCGGGGCCAATGCCGACTATTGGGTGCCCTGCAACCCCAGCAGCGAATGTATTGTCGCCTTGGGCCTGGTGCGTCAGGCGCTTGATATCCGCAAAGGCAAACAACTGCCCTGGTCCTTTCGTAAACCGTTGTTTGAGGCAACCGCTCCGTACACCCAGGCTCGCGTGCTGGAGGCATCGGGCCTATCGCTAGAATTTTATGAGAAACTCATCATTGAGCTGATGGGAGCCCGCAAACCCCTGGTTCTGGGCACCGACACCGGCGCCGGTGATCTGATGGGCCTGCAGACCAATGTGGCGGTCAATCTATTAAACCTGCTGCTCGATCCGGATCTAACGCTGTTGGATTTTAACAATCGCCACAGGGTTGAAATTGCCGCCGCCCGATCCGAAGTGCTGCAGTTTTTTAAATCCCTCAAATCCGATCCGGTTGACGTCTTGATCCTCAACAACACAAATCCGGTCTTCAGTTTGCCGCCCCAAAGCGGTGTAAAGACGGCCTTGGAGCAGGAAGACCTGTTTGTGATCAGTTTCAGCAATTTTATGGATGAAACCGCTCAAATGGCGGATTTGATTTTTCCGACCGCCCTGCCGCTTGAAACATGGGATGAATACAGCGGTTGGCAGGCGATTAATTCCACATTGCAACCCACTATGGGCCGCTTAACTCAAGCGCCCCATATCGGTGATGTCATTCTGGATACGGCTTTTGAAAATCAAAAACCCGCTGAAAATTATAAGACCTATTTGTTTGCCAGATTGGTCAGCGAGCGCAAGATCGAGGATGAAAAAGGATGGGTGCGGCTGCTTCAGGTGGGCGGTGCTGCTGATTCAACGGCAACAAGTCAATCAGCAAAGCTAGATCCGAACCCGCAAAAAATAACCGCTTTGCTGTCCCAAACTGTGGATACCAGCACCTCCGATCTAGTTTTTAGAGCCATACCGTCCATCCGCTTTTTTGATGGCCGCGGTGCCAATCGGCCCTGGTTGTGCGAAATTGGGGATCCATTAACACGGGTGGCCTGGCAAAGCCCGGTCAGCATGCACCCTGACACAGCCCGAAGTCAAAATATCACCCAGGGCGACATCATTCAGATTAAATCGCAGTGGGGCAATCTCGAAGCAGCGGTTTACGTAAATGAATTTGTGCGCCCCGGCCAAGTGGCCATGAATATTGGCCAGGGCCATCAGGCCTATGGGCGTTACGCCCAGGGCAAGGGTGTCAATCCGCTGGCCATCTTGCCATCCGAGGCGAATACGGAATCCGGGGGACCGCTTTTTTCAACCGATCAAATTAAGATCAGTTCAACCGGCCGCAAGCTGGACCTGGCCTATATGTACGGCAGCCGAACCCAGCATGAAAGACCATTCGCACTGACCGTCGGCCTGACAGAACTCAACCAGGGGAAAATACCCAAAAGAACCGGCCTGACCATGGAAGATTTTCCCTTAACCCTGCCGCTGCCGGAAGGGTATGATCCCAAACGCGATTTTTATCCGCCCCATGATCATGAAAAATACCGCTGGGCCATGGTCGTCGACTTGGATCGCTGCATTGGTTGCGGCGCCTGCACAGCCGCCTGCTATGCCGAAAACAACATTGGCATTGTGGGTGAAGAGCGTGTGCTCGAAGGACGGGAGATGACCTGGCTAAGCATCGAGCGCTTTCAGGATCCGCATCAAAAATCAAAGGTCACCTTTTTACCGATGCTTTGTATGCACTGTGATAACGCCCCCTGCGAATCGGTCTGCCCGGTATATGCCCCGCACCATTCAAAAGAGGGCCTCAATAACCAGATCTACAATCGCTGCATCGGAACACGTTACTGCGTCCAGAATTGCCCTTATAAAGTGCGGCGCTTCAATTGGTTCGACTGGCAATGGCCGGATCCCATGAATGTGCAGCTCAATCCCGACGTCACTGTGCGCAGCAAAGGGGTGATGGAAAAATGCTCATTCTGTATCCAGCGCATCAAGGTTGCGCACACCAATGCCAACAATGAAAAGCGCTTGATCCGCGATGGCGAGGTCATTCCGGCCTGCGTGCAAACCTGCCCAACCGATGCGCTGGTTTTTGGCAGTTTGATGGACAAACAAAGCCGGGTCAGACAGCTGGTGGATGATCCCCGGGCCTACCAGGCCATGGGCTATTTAAACACCAAACCGGCTGTCATCTATCTTAAAAAGGTTTTACGCGAGGCGTAA